One Phaeodactylum tricornutum CCAP 1055/1 PHATR_bd_32x35 genomic scaffold, whole genome shotgun sequence genomic window carries:
- a CDS encoding predicted protein, with amino-acid sequence MALQNAPSATRFVTHKKCPFAQKAWCALECLQTPYQLEEIPLYGANGKPDWFWKLNPQGTVPVLVCHGGAVVFPDSDVILDQIEKGVVKGAVSLYPDDNEGDQRRIREWRDRINAMLPVGKLCVLDQSAVALQPLLQSMDQAVVGPYLVGEQITTADCHAFPFLWRLNDEFDLTEYKRLQSWLKTCEEQTAFRKTIQSSWWWWW; translated from the coding sequence ATGGCCTTGCAGAATGCCCCATCCGCCACCCGTTTCGTGACCCACAAAAAGTGTCCCTTTGCACAAAAGGCCTGGTGCGCCCTGGAATGTTTGCAAACACCCTACCAACTCGAAGAAATTCCCCTGTACGGTGCCAACGGCAAGCCCGACTGGTTTTGGAAACTCAACCCGCAAGGAACCGTCCCGGTACTGGTGTGTCACGGGGGCGCCGTTGTTTTTCCCGATTCCGACGTGATCCTCGATCAAATTGAAAAGGGAGTCGTCAAGGGTGCCGTTTCGTTGTACcccgacgacaacgaaggTGACCAAAGACGCATTCGGGAATGGCGGGATCGTATCAACGCAATGTTACCAGTTGGTAAATTGTGTGTTCTCGACCAATCCGCTGTTGCCTTGCAACCTTTGCTACAAAGTATGGATCAAGCCGTTGTGGGTCCGTATTTAGTAGGGGAGCAAATCACGACCGCGGATTGTCacgcttttccttttctatGGCGTCTCAACGACGAATTTGATCTCACGGAATATAAAAGGCTGCAATCGTGGCTGAAGACGTGCGAAGAACAAACAGCTTTTCGGAAAACGATCCAGTCCagctggtggtggtggtggtaa
- a CDS encoding predicted protein: MKGIRRDLRARAPLYKDDWSRPRSIYTVVNATFFAFIVQLIPALIFAELMDRQTEGKLATAEALLSTAIMGIIYAVLAGQPLVIVGITGPVALLLGTSYSLTETFNVEYFPFLFWICFWAGLMHILTAVVGLVSLVWKVTPFTTQIFELFVAVSFIYTSIRDLIEPLYLGQGDTRSDRSAQYASLLIGLITFYVAWTLHFAETWVVFTRQVRTLLSNYNTLLAVVFGTALSYLPGIDLAKDGTGAGIFAAMIPGLMFFLLFIIDHNVSSILTQLPKFKLKKPAAYHWDFFVVGLTFIPCAILGLPPGNGLLPQAPLHVRALCTKSYVTDEHGVKREVVTHVEEQRWSALAQASLLFIALASFQIISWIPRGCLFGIFLYLGLGALHVNEIWERVRLCFVVRKKRPLVPIVRDVPWHTVQLWTFIQLSLALAIFGVAEFVEIGYIYPALLTLLVPLRSYVLERIFKKEDMKHLN, from the exons ATGAAAGGAATCAGACGCGATTTAAGGGCGCGAGCTCCGCTCTACAAGGATGACTGGAGCCGTCCTAGAAGTATCTATACGGTCGTCAACGCGACGTTCTTTGCTTTTATTGTTCAGCTTATTCCTGCACTTATTTTTGCAGAGCTCATGGATCGACAAACTGAAGGAAAGCTCGCGACCGCGGAAGCTTTATTGAGTACGGCGATCATGGGAATTATTTATGCAGTTCTTGCCGGTCAACCGCTTGTCATTGTGGGAATTACAGGTCCTGTCGCCCTTTTACTGGGGACTTCGTATAGCCTCACTGAGACCTTCAATGTTGAAtattttccttttcttttctggATTTGCTTTTGGGCTGGCCTCATGCATATCCTTACAGCAGTGGTTGGTCTTGTCAGTTTAGTTTGGAAGGTGACACCGTTCACGACTCAAATTTTTGAACTTTTTGTTGCCGTGTCATTCATTTATACTTCTATCCGCGATTTGATTGAGCCTCTTTATCTTGGACAAGGAGACACTCGTTCGGATCGCAGCGCTCAATATGCATCTCTCTTGATTGGTTTGATAACGTTTTACGTTGCGTGGACCCTTCATTTTGCCGAAACATGGGTTGTATTTACACGCCAAGTCCGAACACTCTTGAGCAACTATAACACGCTCCTTGCCGTTGTTTTCGGAACTGCTCTTAGCTATTTGCCTGGTATAGATCTTGCGAAAGATGGAACTGGAG CTGGTATTTTTGCCGCAATGATCCCTGGACTCATGTTCTTCCTCCTAttcatcattgatcacaaTGTTTCATCGATTCTGACGCAATTGCCGAAGTTCAAGCTCAAGAAACCTGCAGCATATCATTGGGATTTCTTTGTTGTGGGACTTACTTTTATTCCATGTGCAATTCTTGGCCTCCCACCGGGTAATGGGTTGCTACCACAGGCACCGCTGCACGTTCGAGCTCTGTGTACCAAATCATACGTCACGGATGAACACGGGGTGAAGCGTGAAGTGGTAACTCATGTTGAGGAGCAGCGCTGGTCGGCTTTGGCACAAGCGTCGCTTCTATTTATTGCGCTAGCTTCCTTCCAAATTATAAGCTGGATTCCCCGCGGCTGCCTGTTTGGTATCTTTTTATATCTTGGGTTGGGGGCTCTACATGTTAACGAGATCTGGGAGCGTGTGAGGTTGTGCTTTGTTGTTCGAAAGAAGCGCCCGCTGGTTCCTATTGTGCGGGACGTTCCATGGCACACAGTTCAGTTGTGGACATTTATTCAGCTGTCCCTTGCATTGGCAATCTTTGGGGTCGCGGAATTCGTCGAAATTGGCTACATATACCCGGCTCTCTTGACATTATTGGTACCACTAAGATCATACGTTTTGGAGCGTattttcaaaaaagaagacatGAAACACCTCAAT
- a CDS encoding predicted protein encodes MTSLQLGKIAREIPLHNRPARLYKCIMREVPRVLMIYDLMNISRADAKKAIRDHFYHNKDVKDQRVQDMLVEKGYIDLEDTLLQHKQKTHLMVLLEGPIGTDFNDKRLGANASEEEQFHRWVQ; translated from the exons ATGACGAGTTTGCAATTGGGCAAGATTGCTCGTGAGATTCCCCTGCACAATAGACCGGCACGATTGTACAAATGTATCATGCG GGAAGTGCCACGCGTCCTGATGATTTACGATCTGATGAATATTAGTCGCGCGGACGCGAAAAAGGCAATTCGCGATCACTTTTATCACAACAAGGACGTCAAGGACCAACGTGTGCAAGATATGCTGGTAGAGAAGGGCTACATTGATTTGGAAGATACGTTGCTACAACACAAGCAAAAGACACATTTAATGGTGTTGCTTGAAGGACCGATCGGCACCGATTTCAACGACAAACGATTGGGCGCCAACGcctcggaagaagaacagtTTCATCGTTGGGTGCAGTAA
- a CDS encoding predicted protein: MSSKGTAWQPATQKYFAFGSNMLPATMKSLRNIEPCNATAAILPGFQLRFDVPGSPLLEPSAASVRRTFNPHDVVHGVVYELTESDFDRVGRTEGVPFAYQWETCLVYPYVGDGECAGNNAVGVVAPIEAQTLISGKTSSSRGTIHIPTSPSYLRILRQGAAYWSMDRSYQISLSKITTANNLLVPDGLSGTLLQIAKCVNPKKE; the protein is encoded by the coding sequence ATGTCCTCGAAAGGTACTGCTTGGCAACCGGCTACCCAGAAATATTTTGCCTTTGGTTCCAACATGTTACCGGCTACCATGAAGTCTCTGCGCAACATTGAGCCGTGCAACGCGACGGCGGCGATCTTGCCGGGCTTTCAGTTACGCTTCGACGTTCCCGGCTCGCCCTTGTTGGAACCTTCGGCTGCATCGGTTCGCCGAACATTCAATCCCCACGATGTGGTGCATGGTGTTGTATACGAATTGACGGAGTCTGACTTTGACCGGGTGGGTCGGACCGAAGGGGTACCTTTTGCCTATCAGTGGGAAACCTGTTTGGTCTATCCCTACGTGGGAGACGGAGAGTGCGCCGGGAACAACGCTGTGGGAGTAGTCGCACCGATAGAGGCGCAGACCCTGATCTCTGGGAAAACGTCGTCCTCGCGAGGTACCATACACATACCCACAAGTCCCTCCTATCTACGTATTTTGCGACAGGGAGCCGCGTACTGGAGTATGGATCGATCCTACCAAATTAGCTTGAGTAAAATCACAACGGCCAACAATTTACTGGTACCGGATGGCTTATCTGGTACGCTGCTACAGATTGCAAAGTGTGTCAACCCCAAAAAGGAATGA
- a CDS encoding predicted protein — protein sequence MAEKATIAQIPPEQVGHEDLADEHALQKEHEQVTAESIANEFSVTSVASVSSPWQFDDLALSCRRCNSEFNLLNRRHHCRFCGHVFCGKCSDQRALIPPSSIVLVPRGGKRAKPRSAMQDSISFSPDEDPDRMLTYVSSGAAAGDGLSRTPELLYGKGLEERFQLAREPLRVCQPCYQQLIPVQEDLRANSNAMRFNMVDPTDARRLFNSPLAFTLGHEIRKASYTLNNLLPLPKRMGALTTTSAMRPARGGRNPYHPNDLYPDSYDDATSELQQCQENCSTISPNLGDLDGVRIPARLLEQARGIAVLTVIKTGFGLAGLEFGTGLAVARLGTDRWSAPSAIGTAGLSWGALVGAQISDHVFLLMTDQAVEMMFRQGSVQLGADVGVALGPLGRAVEADFATSPGSSGAPIYTYSLSKGLYAGISLDGKVVVTRDRVNEKFYGGAVTGTEILQGIIPSPPAAQPLYDALSRCHFYATGNAMRNAHTNSATVARPNYPPRDPVMGEYGEMEPQANMPYDHHHSNSDSNLYSSNASPMPPAAADQHSYAGMSDVTSDVGY from the coding sequence ATGGCGGAAAAAGCTACGATTGCACAGATTCCTCCGGAACAAGTCGGACACGAAGATCTGGCCGACGAGCACGCACTACAGAAAGAACATGAACAAGTTACCGCGGAGTCAATTGCCAACGAATTCAGCGTCACTTCGGTTGCTTCCGTCAGTTCTCCCTGGCAGTTTGACGATCTGGCTTTGTCTTGCCGTCGCTGCAACAGCGAATTCAATCTTTTGAACCGTCGTCACCACTGTCGATTCTGCGGACACGTCTTTTGCGGTAAATGTTCCGATCAACGCGCTCTGATTCCCCCGTCCTccatcgtcctcgtccccAGAGGAGGTAAACGCGCCAAGCCACGATCGGCGATGCAAGATTCAATTTCCTTCAGTCCCGACGAAGACCCCGATCGTATGTTGACCTACGTCTCTTCGGGAGCTGCCGCTGGTGACGGTCTATCCAGAACACCCGAATTGCTGTACGGCAAGGGGCTGGAAGAACGCTTTCAACTCGCCCGGGAACCTTTACGTGTCTGCCAGCCCTGCTATCAACAGTTGATTCCGGTCCAGGAAGACCTACGCGCCAATTCCAACGCGATGCGCTTCAATATGGTGGATCCCACTGATGCGCGCCGCTTGTTCAATTCACCGCTCGCTTTTACCCTGGGTCACGAAATTCGCAAGGCTTCCTACACGCTTAACAATTTGTTGCCGCTTCCGAAGCGTATGGGCGCCTTGACCACCACGAGCGCGATGCGGCCTGCCCGAGGCGGAAGGAATCCTTACCATCCCAACGATTTGTATCCAGATTCGTACGACGATGCTACTAGCGAGCTACAACAATGCCAAGAAAATTGCTCCACCATTTCTCCTAATCTGGGTGATTTGGACGGGGTGCGTATTCCGGCTCGACTCTTGGAGCAAGCGCGCGGAATTGCCGTCTTGACGGTCATCAAAACTGGCTTTGGCTTGGCCGGACTCGAATTCGGTACCGGCTTGGCTGTGGCTCGCCTTGGTACCGATCGCTGGAGTGCACCGTCGGCGATCGGAACCGCTGGTTTATCCTGGGGGGCCCTGGTGGGGGCCCAAATCTCTGATCACGTGTTTTTGCTCATGACGGACCAAGCCGTCGAAATGATGTTCCGACAAGGCTCAGTCCAGCTGGGGGCCGACGTGGGAGTCGCGTTGGGTCCCCTGGGACGCGCCGTCGAAGCGGATTTTGCCACGTCTCCCGGCAGTAGCGGTGCACCCATCTACACCTACAGTCTTTCGAAAGGACTATACGCGGGTATTTCCTTGGATGGGAAAGTGGTCGTGACGCGTGACCGCGTGAACGAAAAGTTTTACGGTGGAGCCGTTACAGGGACAGAAATTTTGCAAGGAATCATTCCTTCACCACCAGCGGCGCAGCCGCTGTACGACGCCTTGTCTCGATGTCATTTTTACGCGACGGGCAACGCCATGCGGAACGCACACACCAACAGCGCCACCGTGGCTCGACCGAACTATCCTCCGAGAGATCCCGTCATGGGAGAATACGGTGAAATGGAACCCCAAGCGAACATGCCTTACGACCATCACCACAGTAACAGTGACTCTAATTTGtacagcagcaacgcaagTCCCATGCCTCCGGCTGCCGCCGATCAACATTCCTACGCTGGAATGAGTGACGTGACGAGTGATGTCGGATACTAG
- a CDS encoding predicted protein, producing MRLPPSPRGNVSLPWCVAALPLLLTVTVLQLSSLVGFFPATPVSEQLRAPKPPTQWRTAALPCSQTRNSVAVSADGTASAVHYTEARRVQANSSTKKREYSSNPNKNHHHNKTQRQRESSRTQRQPKKVAKPFPPTAPKPSPVPLVLLRAIGNALPPRHSANQTLDNLDFILAHEKRFPHTTRHWFLNRIVDPKVEQQLIQRLVHANETYTVVPFDDHVYRQIYALSRRRMGHNKTNARSLSYSKKKVADDQSMHDKILYVINVNGVRNAMIEYGRQHTRAEYILPWDGNCFVTRKAWSAIQRTIRIHPNSKYFVTPMYRLKEPNHVLLTNSHRPNATEEPQIIFHRSAQARFNEQLRYGRYNKVELLSRIGVRGRWDTWRWLPSEKALLDPNPAPDAAEGVPVAGWTTRLYSGIRAAEGTGTLLHRGNLRQQALAALLDRLDARVVQHRRKAVGHASIGAVQ from the exons ATGCGGTTGCCACCTTCGCCTCGGGGAAATGTTTCGCTGCCGTGGTGTGTGGCCGCACTACCGCTTCTCCTGACGGTCACGGTGCTTCAGTTGTCATCCTTGGTTGGCTTCTTTCCTGCCACGCCTGTGTCGGAACAGTTGCGAGCGCCCAAGCCTCCTACCCAATGGCGCACCGCGGCCCTTCCCTGCTCACAAACAAGAAATTCCGTAGCCGTGTCCGCCGACGGTACCGCGTCGGCCGTAC ATTACACAGAAGCACGACGAGTACAAGCCAACAGCAGCACGAAAAAGCGCGAATACAGCAGCAATCCCAACAAAAACCACCACCATAACAAGACGCAGCGACAACGAGAATCATCCCGCACCCAACGTCAGCCTAAAAAGGTTGCCAAGCCGTTCCCACCAACTGCACCAAAGCCATCACCCGTTCCCCTCGTTTTGTTGCGCGCCATTGGTAACGCGCTGCCGCCGAGACACAGCGCCAATCAGACTCTGGACAATCTGGACTTTATTTTGGCGCACGAAAAGAGATTTCCCCACACAACACGTCACTGGTTTCTGAATCGCATTGTTGATCCCAAAGTGGAACAGCAACTTATCCAGCGCCTCGTTCACGCCAACGAAACCTATACTGTCGTTCCTTTTGATGACCACGTCTACCGACAGATCTACGCGCTCTCGAGAAGGCGTATGGGCCACAACAAGACCAATGCCAGAAGTCTCTCATACTCAAAGAAAAAAGTTGCGGACGATCAGTCCATGCACGACAAGATCCTCTACGTCATCAACGTGAACGGCGTACGCAACGCTATGATTGAGTACGGTCGCCAGCATACCCGTGCCGAGTACATTCTCCCTTGGGACGGCAACTGCTTCGTGACTCGCAAAGCTTGGTCCGCCATCCAGCGAACCATTCGCATCCATCCCAACTCCAAGTACTTCGTTACACCTATGTATCGGTTGAAGGAACCCAACCATGTTCTACTCACAAACTCGCATCGCCCCAACGCCACGGAAGAGCCGCAAATAATATTCCACCGGAGTGCACAAGCAAGATTCAACGAACAGTTACGCTATGGCCGGTACAACAAGGTTGAGCTCCTATCTCGTATTGGGGTCCGCGGACGGTGGGATACGTGGAGGTGGTTACCGTCGGAAAAGGCTTTGTTGGATCCAAATCCGGCTCCCGACGCCGCCGAGGGGGTACCCGTGGCTGGCTGGACCACGCGCTTATATTCCGGAATCCGGGCCGCCGAAGGTACCGGCACGCTGTTACATCGCGGCAATCTACGCCAGCAAGCCCTGGCAGCACTGCTGGACCGCCTTGATGCGCGAGTAGTACAACACCGACGCAAAGCCGTGGGCCACGCTTCCATTGGGGCGGTACAGTGA
- a CDS encoding predicted protein, whose protein sequence is MVWCARTTTTPQRVILCRSHSRVGYNRCLFVGLLLFLNRSWSYGTSSIQTDESLRNDSGDSIDWPNELGANLEPHPDPNDEHYDNMVYVGRHDEEGKRMGFDVDNTVRYIFGTSFDETHRAIEEADLLHAHADGDDTHRNVADRGQVPLDSTRASEYATDQEQHQALFEQRHRKVDRTGPKSFGYVETHPLDGGVVPPKVVAVRPFFMDTTLVTNKEFAKFVKATYYETEAEQFGWSFVLESFAPNAMLDAESDPEASHWIAVNDAYWRRPEGPDSSYKFREHHPVTHVSHRDAAEYCQWVGKRLPGEREWEAAARAAHWGPRNRTPFAWGDDSADWKVASQYANLWGNGTFPWDNKAEDNWRGTSPVKTFPPNVMGFYDMTGNVWEWMRGGKHKSRIVRGASYVDSLDGSFNHAATLGARATLHGTTTTGNVGFRCVKSPKQRTEYHYISHDENVHGQLTIEDQFGHRDTVPQRGWEDQFHRQFMDNDDDEFEEDDERPSIKRKKVTKRRERISTEL, encoded by the coding sequence ATGGTATGGTGTGCTCGGACAACTACGACCCCGCAACGGGTGATCTTATGTAGATCACACTCACGTGTAGGATACAATCGATGCCTTTTCGTCGGTCTCTTGTTGTTTCTGAATCGTTCCTGGAGTTACGGTACGAGTTCCATCCAAACCGACGAGAGCCTTCGAAACGACAGTGGGGATTCGATTGATTGGCCAAACGAGCTCGGAGCCAATCTAGAACCGCATCCGGACCCCAATGATGAACACTACGACAATATGGTCTACGTAGGACGACACGATGAGGAGGGCAAGCGTATGGGCTTTGATGTGGATAATACGGTCCGTTACATTTTCGGCACGTCCTTTGACGAAACGCATCGGGCCATCGAGGAAGCGGACCTGCTGCACGCGCATGccgatggcgacgacacgCATCGCAACGTGGCCGATCGAGGTCAAGTACCACTTGATTCCACTCGTGCCTCGGAATACGCGACCGATCAGGAGCAGCATCAGGCCCTGTTTGAGCAACGACACCGTAAAGTCGATCGGACCGGACCCAAGTCGTTTGGATACGTGGAAACACATCCACTGGATGGTGGAGTGGTACCACCCAAAGTAGTTGCCGTTCGGCCCTTTTTCATGGACACGACGCTCGTCACCAACAAGGAATTCGCCAAATTCGTCAAGGCCACGTACTACGAAACCGAAGCCGAACAATTCGGTTGGAGTTTCGTACTCGAAAGTTTCGCCCCCAACGCCATGCTGGACGCCGAATCCGACCCAGAAGCGTCCCACTGGATTGCAGTTAACGATGCCTACTGGCGTCGTCCCGAAGGTCCCGACAGTTCATATAAGTTCCGCGAACACCATCCCGTGACGCATGTGTCCCACCGTGACGCCGCGGAATACTGTCAATGGGTCGGGAAACGCTTACCGGGAGAACGCGAGTGGGAGGCAGCGGCGCGGGCTGCCCATTGGGGCCCCCGTAACCGTACTCCCTTTGCATGGGGTGACGATTCGGCCGACTGGAAAGTGGCGTCACAATACGCCAACTTGTGGGGCAATGGGACGTTTCCATGGGACAATAAAGCCGAAGACAATTGGCGGGGAACGTCACCGGTTAAAACCTTTCCACCCAACGTCATGGGATTTTACGATATGACCGGAAATGTGTGGGAATGGATGCGTGGAGGAAAGCACAAGAGTCGTATTGTTCGGGGTGCTTCGTACGTGGACAGTTTAGACGGAAGCTTCAACCACGCCGCCACACTCGGTGCCCGGGCCACCCTACATGGAACCACGACGACCGGGAACGTGGGCTTTCGGTGCGTCAAATCACCTAAACAACGCACGGAATACCACTACATATCGCACGACGAAAATGTACACGGGCAGCTGACGATAGAGGATCAGTTTGGACACCGGGATACTGTTCCTCAACGCGGTTGGGAGGACCAATTCCATCGACAATTCATGGacaacgatgatgatgaattCGAGGAGGACGATGAGAGACCTAGTATCAAGAGGAAGAAGGTCACGAAACGACGCGAACGCATTTCGACCGAGCTATGA